A stretch of Methanobrevibacter sp. YE315 DNA encodes these proteins:
- a CDS encoding Ig-like domain repeat protein produces MKKVIFTMLLVLMVVSCINTCSAEDSFNETLGTDTIDEVDVYDVPGGDNFIVEANGCEDYDAISSAVSAATGGGTVFVKNGEYALSAGEVLEKTVPERTGDGESVVLPEGTIYLSDSGNDENDGLSEENAIATFSHAVDMVKARENKTATVYVLNGDYTTGAIDIGDDEGVSLSIVGQEKDGVIIHGTGAYVFDIYGDNLVWNFKNLVFDGLDSTARTSAALVLYSKDGNFTIDNCNFRNINSKLGAIAIGNENGNTNVTNCIIEDVTGSTSNTVILTVNDDGKLILDNIEIKNCKLDESVAVSTTASYLRTILYVNTYGADITLSNSKIIDNNGPMMSLIESRSKLTIVNTTISDNVVNASLNGANGGDNLIWANNDNSNINITQCIITGNTIVKSGKGLFYNQRGSINVEYSDLSKNSVDKFIGSTGTITANNNWWATNDQPDANVDKWVIMNVEVDDSELSEKNEITLTIDFNHVKTSSGNIEVLAGGEIHKDYYVVEVSAQNGEITPASIVVNKSQVKSQTFTVTNVNDVITVTCDGDNVEIGIEGEDPSSYDGIVYVNKTGDDNNEGTIDAPVASLAKAIEIASAGSGRIFIDEGTYIGYGYQVTNDLNITGVGKVTLDADGQGGLFATGYPSGASKIILNNLILAGADANYGQAINSYASELILNNVSITDNPGSGSLIIQSGKLTMNDCVIANHNGATVIDFSGNGDLIINNTLFENNTVTNNAIVYSSSYDSRSAIVENTAFINNTGQLGIFKVNKRTTIKDSKFINNTNKLGYGGAISDSDSLTVTNTTFINNKANKDAGAISVGYNRVATITKSTFINNTANLEQGDNHGDAIYNKGRLTLNYCVLLTNAENSLVYSESENDVNAQYNWWGTNEDPSSLNGVGTYEDDWGDDADCVIDSSNWVYMNVTTDMVDDTVLVGDSVEITVDFTNYIDSDNALKPLSERIPEVDVSASAIYGDLDSSLKTTSGNVAEFVYGAAVSAEDIVNITSSDATALIPINVDVSPEEGIIYVSPNGDDSNDGLTKKNAVKTIAHAMEIATKGQIVLLNGVHTTGDLGSVYEDLNITGQGKAVIDANNNNRILYVGSEASVVIKNVIMINGYTADESGALLGNSNRLTLINCTLANSSAGTNNGGAIFNVGKLTIINTTIANCSAKQGGAIFSQCDSDITSLEVINSTFENNIATGYDMNGGGAIYTQRNSAFYEFTLNVDNSTFINNRAEGTSSGGAIALVQLDATAKISNSKFIANHANGKEGYGGGAIYVSSASNYYKYGTMTITGSLFENNTCGANGGAIYGRVTTITVSSSVLIDNADANGLAVYGYKTDSASPSITLNDNWWGSNDSPKDLTGGNNRYKPTLNRWAILTANNDSAIQDGNTIRLTASINNYTTGTVNGTMSKPITVKRDVTIKTTAGNINGTLENGEFAYDYEVPENIRYVAINVDDETVELLVISSKVKVEVNNITARKYDMVNVVINVTAESEVNSGVVELYADDTLLDTIPVSQGKAIKDVVIPTDIGIYDLIAKFVDESGLFDGNESHATLNVTGICELWNSTFFNFFDDTGVLRNAIGEEELVFHGEFSGIDVNVISIPKSISISGDNAKIYDIAFKLLADDIKVSNISFVADKASFAENSGALILVSANAVELNNIAVNYTTPKAVDAFAVLVTSDEFNLINSTIIFDSNNDDGSIVNQHALQIRDSNDFLVSGNVINATLPARDVAYTYYYSERVGIDQDLVLAIGIQNGDNGKLTQNEINVLTKSAVGDFPTIDSIMVDGVNNLEISYNNITHLDTVNAGNAGYSNAIDLYNFDGITVMNNNVLINSTAGIEAKGTAYPVQATGPYNGLLIDNNNLTSVSNGPALGIYSQNYEGGTDIVVTNNCINVTGLATPDVYALVSGIELQDTYAKIYNNTIYTDSVGAYSDKNALYGISYAQDIGSTHMFDIRDNTVYTDGKYAVYLLEAVNSNVTDNTLYAHELLADDAVHIAGDNNVVKDNKPLFNVIINASANNTKVDVNATVEVILSQSDAAGNVSITIDGTEYIAPVVGGSATIVLPLLPAGNYTFDVVYSGDDRYGSNTTAVSFAVDKYAVEFNKVKGHSGRVDQNATVDVILSESDAAGTVYITVDGTDYSAELVDGAAVIYAPLLPAGSYNFDVIYSGDDRYESNTAAVSFAVDKYAVEFNKAKGHPGRVDKNATVDVILSESDATGTVSINVNGIEYSAELVDGAAVIYAPLLPAGTYNFDVIYSGDAKYENNTAPITFNVNKYYPTMKATAADVHVDENAVVNVVLPSDATGTVTITVDGVDYTDDVVDGSATVELPVISQAGAQSFTVSYSGDDKYRALSTTVKFNTLKVDATIKATAPSVKVGNDVTVNVVLPKDATGEASISVNGNVYTGIVKNGAATIVIPDLVVGEYSADVIYAGDEKYNDAVASVSFAVEKNAVEFTKAKGHPGRVDKNATVDVVLSESDATGTVYITVDGVDYSAELVNGKAVIYAPLLPAGTYNFDVIYSGDAKYENNTAPITFNVNKYYPTMKATAADVHVDESAVVNVVLPSDATGTVTITVDGVDYTGDVVDGTATVELPIMSEAGEHTFEIVYSGDDKYRPYTTEVTFSVIKNSVDMKATARTVRVGDEVTVNVVLSSDATGSVSIVYGDNLYSAEIEDGTASIVIPDLPIGQYALTVEYSGDDTYKAKNTIVTFNVNKQNSALKATARTVHVGDDVIVNVALSSDATGNVTINVDDVEYTAEVTGGAARITIPDLTVGKYALKVQYSGDDKYKARNTTVTFNVNKASTRMKATARTVKVEDNVTVNVALASDATGEVIITVNGADYTAAVEDGVASIVIPELPAGQYALDVKYGGDDKYKNQSTYVKFNVNKHNVRMKVTANYNYKDDFAMISTILSDDATGTIAVEINSNEYAAEIVDGSALIAVPKLPTGDYTLDIRYSGDDKYKNYTVTKTLKVDK; encoded by the coding sequence ATGAAGAAGGTTATTTTTACAATGCTGCTTGTATTGATGGTTGTATCATGCATTAATACATGCAGTGCTGAAGATTCATTTAATGAAACATTGGGAACAGATACAATTGATGAGGTGGATGTATATGATGTTCCCGGTGGGGACAATTTTATTGTTGAGGCGAATGGGTGCGAAGATTATGATGCAATTTCTTCTGCTGTTAGTGCCGCTACTGGTGGAGGAACAGTCTTCGTCAAGAACGGTGAGTACGCCTTAAGTGCAGGAGAGGTTTTGGAAAAAACTGTTCCTGAACGAACTGGTGATGGGGAATCTGTTGTTCTTCCTGAAGGAACAATTTATTTATCTGACTCTGGTAATGATGAAAATGACGGTTTGTCTGAAGAAAATGCAATTGCTACTTTTTCACATGCAGTTGACATGGTTAAGGCTAGGGAAAACAAAACTGCTACCGTTTATGTGTTGAATGGTGATTATACAACTGGTGCCATTGATATAGGTGATGATGAGGGAGTATCATTATCTATCGTTGGTCAGGAAAAAGACGGAGTTATCATTCATGGAACCGGTGCATATGTCTTTGACATTTATGGAGACAATCTGGTATGGAACTTCAAAAACCTTGTTTTTGACGGCCTTGATTCTACAGCCAGAACTTCTGCCGCTTTGGTATTGTACAGCAAAGACGGCAATTTCACTATCGATAACTGTAACTTCAGAAACATAAATTCCAAATTAGGCGCTATTGCAATAGGAAATGAAAATGGAAATACAAATGTTACAAATTGTATCATTGAGGATGTAACCGGTTCCACTTCAAATACAGTAATTTTAACTGTTAATGATGATGGTAAACTTATTTTGGACAATATTGAAATTAAAAACTGTAAACTGGATGAAAGTGTTGCTGTTTCAACAACTGCTTCATATCTAAGGACAATTCTCTATGTAAACACTTATGGTGCGGATATCACATTGTCCAACTCTAAAATTATTGATAATAATGGACCTATGATGAGTTTAATAGAATCCAGGTCTAAATTAACTATTGTAAACACTACAATTTCTGATAATGTTGTGAATGCTTCTCTCAACGGTGCAAATGGGGGAGACAATTTAATTTGGGCTAACAACGATAATTCAAATATCAATATAACTCAATGTATAATTACAGGAAACACAATTGTCAAATCAGGTAAAGGTCTATTCTACAACCAGAGAGGAAGTATCAATGTGGAATACTCAGACCTCAGTAAAAACAGTGTGGACAAGTTCATAGGTTCAACAGGAACAATAACCGCCAACAACAATTGGTGGGCAACCAATGACCAACCGGATGCCAATGTTGACAAATGGGTCATAATGAATGTTGAGGTGGATGACTCTGAGTTATCTGAAAAAAATGAAATAACTTTAACAATTGACTTTAATCATGTCAAAACATCTTCCGGAAATATCGAAGTGTTGGCCGGTGGAGAAATTCATAAAGATTATTATGTTGTTGAAGTATCTGCCCAAAACGGTGAAATAACTCCTGCAAGCATAGTTGTTAACAAAAGTCAAGTCAAATCACAGACTTTCACAGTAACTAATGTAAATGATGTAATCACTGTAACTTGCGACGGTGATAATGTAGAGATTGGAATTGAAGGCGAGGACCCTTCTTCCTATGATGGAATTGTTTATGTTAATAAAACAGGTGATGACAATAATGAAGGAACAATTGATGCTCCCGTAGCAAGTTTAGCAAAGGCTATTGAAATTGCAAGTGCAGGATCCGGCCGGATTTTCATTGATGAAGGCACTTACATAGGATACGGCTATCAAGTAACTAATGATTTGAACATTACAGGTGTAGGTAAAGTTACACTTGATGCAGATGGCCAAGGAGGATTGTTCGCTACAGGTTATCCTTCTGGAGCTAGCAAAATCATATTGAATAATTTGATTCTCGCTGGTGCAGATGCCAACTATGGTCAGGCAATCAACAGTTATGCAAGTGAATTGATCTTAAACAATGTATCAATTACCGACAACCCTGGAAGCGGTAGCCTCATCATCCAGTCAGGCAAGCTTACCATGAACGACTGCGTAATCGCAAACCATAACGGGGCAACCGTAATTGACTTTTCAGGAAATGGGGACTTGATAATAAACAATACTCTGTTTGAAAACAACACCGTAACCAATAATGCTATTGTTTATTCCAGTTCATATGATAGTAGAAGCGCAATTGTCGAAAATACTGCATTCATAAACAACACAGGACAATTGGGAATATTCAAAGTAAACAAAAGGACAACTATTAAAGACTCTAAATTCATCAATAATACAAATAAATTAGGTTATGGTGGTGCAATCAGCGATTCTGATTCATTGACTGTAACAAACACTACATTCATTAACAACAAAGCAAATAAGGACGCAGGTGCCATTAGTGTAGGATATAATAGGGTTGCAACCATTACAAAATCCACATTCATCAACAACACAGCCAACCTTGAACAAGGCGATAATCATGGTGATGCAATATACAACAAGGGCAGGCTCACTCTTAACTACTGCGTATTGTTGACAAATGCTGAAAATTCACTTGTTTACTCAGAAAGTGAAAATGATGTGAATGCACAATACAACTGGTGGGGAACAAATGAAGATCCTTCATCCTTGAATGGTGTCGGAACCTACGAAGACGACTGGGGTGATGATGCGGACTGCGTAATAGACTCATCAAATTGGGTCTACATGAATGTTACAACCGATATGGTTGATGATACCGTATTGGTGGGTGACAGTGTAGAGATTACTGTTGACTTCACTAATTATATCGATTCAGACAATGCTTTGAAGCCTTTATCTGAAAGAATTCCTGAAGTAGATGTGTCTGCAAGTGCAATTTATGGTGATTTGGATAGTTCTCTTAAAACAACATCTGGTAACGTTGCAGAGTTTGTTTATGGTGCAGCAGTTTCAGCAGAAGACATTGTTAACATCACTTCTTCAGACGCTACTGCTTTAATCCCTATAAATGTTGATGTATCCCCTGAAGAAGGAATAATTTATGTATCACCAAATGGTGATGATTCCAACGATGGTTTGACCAAGAAAAACGCTGTCAAAACAATTGCCCATGCTATGGAAATAGCTACCAAAGGCCAAATAGTTCTTTTAAACGGTGTCCACACAACAGGTGATTTGGGAAGTGTTTATGAAGATTTAAACATTACTGGTCAAGGTAAGGCAGTAATTGATGCTAACAATAATAATAGAATTCTCTATGTCGGCTCTGAAGCAAGTGTTGTAATTAAAAACGTTATCATGATTAATGGTTACACTGCTGATGAAAGCGGTGCGCTTTTAGGAAATAGCAATCGATTGACATTGATTAATTGTACATTAGCCAATTCCTCTGCCGGCACAAACAATGGTGGGGCAATTTTCAATGTAGGTAAATTGACTATAATCAACACCACTATTGCAAACTGTTCTGCAAAACAGGGTGGAGCAATCTTCTCTCAATGCGATAGTGATATTACAAGTTTGGAAGTGATAAATTCAACATTTGAAAATAACATTGCTACTGGTTATGACATGAATGGTGGTGGAGCAATCTATACTCAACGCAACAGCGCATTTTATGAGTTTACTTTAAATGTTGACAATTCAACATTCATAAACAATAGGGCAGAAGGCACATCTTCAGGTGGTGCAATCGCTCTTGTACAATTGGATGCCACTGCTAAAATATCCAACTCCAAATTCATTGCAAACCATGCTAATGGAAAAGAGGGCTATGGTGGTGGAGCGATTTATGTTTCAAGTGCAAGCAACTACTATAAATACGGTACAATGACCATTACAGGTAGTTTATTTGAAAACAACACATGCGGTGCAAACGGTGGAGCAATCTATGGAAGGGTCACTACCATAACAGTTTCAAGCTCAGTATTGATTGATAATGCTGATGCCAACGGTTTGGCGGTCTATGGTTATAAAACAGATTCAGCATCTCCTTCGATCACATTGAATGACAACTGGTGGGGTTCAAATGACAGTCCGAAAGACCTTACAGGTGGAAACAACAGGTACAAGCCAACTCTTAACAGATGGGCTATTTTAACTGCCAATAATGATTCCGCCATTCAGGATGGAAACACCATTAGGTTAACAGCAAGCATCAACAATTACACCACAGGTACTGTAAATGGTACAATGTCCAAACCGATAACAGTCAAACGTGATGTAACTATTAAAACAACAGCCGGAAACATTAATGGGACTTTAGAAAACGGTGAATTCGCATATGATTATGAAGTACCTGAAAATATCAGATATGTGGCAATCAATGTTGATGATGAAACTGTTGAATTACTTGTCATTTCTTCAAAAGTGAAAGTTGAAGTCAACAACATCACCGCTAGAAAATATGATATGGTGAATGTTGTTATCAATGTGACTGCCGAAAGTGAAGTGAACAGTGGAGTAGTGGAATTATACGCGGATGATACTTTACTCGACACCATCCCGGTCAGCCAAGGAAAAGCGATTAAGGATGTTGTCATACCAACTGATATTGGAATTTATGATTTAATTGCCAAATTTGTCGATGAATCCGGTTTATTTGATGGTAATGAAAGTCATGCTACATTGAATGTCACTGGAATATGTGAATTATGGAATTCAACATTCTTCAACTTCTTTGATGATACAGGTGTTTTAAGAAACGCTATTGGTGAGGAAGAGCTTGTGTTCCATGGTGAATTTTCCGGAATTGATGTTAATGTTATAAGTATCCCTAAAAGTATTTCTATTAGTGGAGATAATGCTAAAATTTATGACATTGCATTTAAGCTTCTGGCTGATGATATTAAAGTAAGTAACATATCTTTCGTTGCCGATAAGGCTTCATTTGCCGAAAATTCAGGTGCACTTATTCTAGTTAGTGCAAATGCTGTGGAATTAAATAACATTGCAGTCAATTATACCACTCCAAAGGCTGTTGATGCATTTGCCGTTTTGGTTACTTCAGACGAATTCAATCTAATCAATTCAACTATAATCTTTGATTCCAATAATGATGATGGATCTATTGTCAATCAACATGCACTGCAGATTCGTGATTCCAATGACTTTTTAGTTAGTGGAAATGTAATCAATGCCACTTTGCCTGCAAGGGATGTTGCTTATACCTATTATTATTCTGAAAGAGTGGGAATTGATCAGGATTTAGTATTGGCTATTGGTATTCAAAATGGTGATAATGGCAAATTGACTCAAAACGAAATCAATGTTTTAACAAAATCCGCTGTAGGTGATTTCCCAACAATCGATTCCATTATGGTTGATGGAGTTAATAATTTGGAGATTAGCTACAACAACATCACTCATCTTGACACCGTAAATGCGGGAAATGCGGGTTACTCCAATGCCATTGACTTATACAATTTTGATGGTATAACTGTCATGAACAATAATGTGCTAATTAATTCTACCGCAGGTATTGAAGCTAAAGGAACTGCTTATCCAGTTCAGGCTACTGGACCATACAATGGTCTTTTAATTGACAATAACAATTTAACTTCAGTTTCCAATGGTCCTGCATTAGGTATCTACTCACAAAACTATGAAGGCGGAACTGACATTGTTGTAACAAATAACTGCATTAATGTTACAGGTTTGGCTACACCAGACGTTTATGCTTTAGTATCAGGTATTGAACTTCAGGATACCTATGCAAAAATATACAACAATACAATTTACACAGATAGTGTAGGGGCATATTCCGATAAAAATGCATTATATGGTATTAGTTATGCTCAGGATATCGGCAGTACACATATGTTTGACATAAGGGACAATACCGTTTATACTGACGGTAAATATGCCGTATATTTATTGGAGGCAGTAAACTCTAATGTGACCGATAATACATTATATGCACATGAATTGTTAGCTGACGATGCAGTTCATATTGCTGGTGACAATAATGTTGTTAAAGATAATAAGCCGCTCTTTAATGTTATAATTAATGCTAGTGCAAATAACACTAAAGTTGATGTGAATGCTACGGTGGAAGTTATTTTATCTCAAAGCGATGCTGCCGGTAATGTGTCAATTACAATTGATGGTACAGAATACATTGCTCCTGTTGTTGGGGGCAGTGCAACTATCGTTCTTCCATTGTTGCCTGCAGGTAATTACACATTTGATGTTGTCTATAGTGGTGATGATAGATACGGGTCTAATACTACTGCTGTTTCATTTGCTGTTGACAAATATGCTGTAGAATTTAACAAAGTTAAAGGACACTCTGGAAGGGTTGATCAAAACGCTACTGTTGATGTAATCTTATCTGAAAGTGATGCTGCCGGTACTGTTTACATAACTGTCGATGGTACTGACTATTCTGCCGAACTCGTTGACGGTGCTGCCGTAATTTACGCACCATTATTGCCTGCAGGTTCATACAACTTTGATGTAATCTACAGCGGTGATGATAGATACGAATCTAATACTGCTGCTGTTTCATTTGCTGTTGACAAATATGCTGTAGAATTTAACAAAGCTAAGGGACACCCTGGTAGGGTTGATAAAAATGCTACTGTTGATGTGATCTTATCTGAAAGTGATGCTACTGGAACTGTTTCAATCAATGTTAACGGCATTGAATATTCAGCTGAGTTGGTTGATGGTGCTGCAGTTATCTATGCTCCATTGTTACCTGCTGGTACATACAACTTTGATGTGATCTACAGTGGTGATGCTAAATATGAAAACAACACTGCTCCAATTACTTTCAACGTAAACAAATATTACCCAACTATGAAGGCAACTGCTGCTGATGTGCATGTTGATGAGAATGCTGTTGTAAATGTTGTTTTACCTAGTGATGCAACAGGTACTGTAACCATTACTGTCGACGGCGTGGATTATACTGATGATGTTGTTGACGGATCTGCAACTGTTGAGCTTCCAGTGATTTCACAAGCAGGAGCACAATCATTCACTGTATCATACAGTGGAGATGACAAATACAGAGCACTGTCCACTACTGTTAAATTCAATACTCTTAAAGTTGATGCTACTATTAAGGCTACTGCACCTTCAGTTAAAGTAGGAAATGATGTAACTGTTAATGTTGTATTGCCTAAAGATGCAACTGGTGAAGCATCCATTTCTGTTAATGGTAATGTTTATACTGGTATTGTCAAAAATGGTGCTGCAACTATTGTTATTCCAGATTTGGTTGTTGGTGAATATTCTGCTGATGTAATTTATGCTGGTGATGAGAAATACAATGATGCTGTTGCTAGTGTTTCATTTGCTGTTGAAAAGAATGCTGTGGAATTCACTAAAGCTAAAGGACACCCTGGTAGGGTTGATAAAAATGCTACTGTTGATGTGGTCTTATCTGAAAGTGATGCTACTGGTACTGTTTACATTACTGTTGATGGTGTTGACTATTCTGCTGAGCTTGTTAACGGTAAAGCAGTTATCTATGCTCCATTGTTACCTGCTGGTACATACAACTTTGATGTAATCTACAGCGGTGATGCTAAATATGAAAACAACACTGCTCCAATTACTTTCAACGTAAACAAATATTATCCAACTATGAAGGCAACTGCTGCTGATGTGCATGTTGATGAGAGTGCTGTTGTAAATGTTGTTTTACCTAGTGATGCAACAGGTACTGTAACCATTACTGTCGACGGCGTGGATTATACTGGTGATGTAGTTGACGGAACTGCAACTGTTGAACTTCCAATAATGTCAGAGGCAGGTGAACATACATTTGAGATTGTATACAGTGGAGACGACAAATACAGACCATATACTACTGAAGTAACATTCAGTGTTATCAAAAACAGTGTTGATATGAAAGCTACCGCCCGTACAGTAAGGGTGGGTGATGAAGTAACAGTTAATGTAGTATTATCCAGTGATGCAACTGGTTCTGTTTCAATCGTATATGGTGATAATCTTTATTCAGCTGAAATTGAAGACGGAACTGCAAGCATTGTCATTCCAGACTTGCCGATTGGGCAATATGCTTTAACAGTTGAATACAGTGGAGATGATACATATAAAGCCAAAAACACTATTGTAACATTCAACGTGAACAAACAGAACTCAGCTCTAAAAGCTACTGCACGCACAGTTCATGTAGGTGATGATGTTATCGTAAATGTTGCCTTATCAAGCGATGCTACCGGAAATGTAACAATCAATGTTGATGATGTTGAATATACTGCAGAAGTGACTGGAGGCGCCGCTAGAATCACAATTCCTGATTTGACTGTCGGTAAATATGCTTTGAAAGTACAATACAGTGGTGACGATAAGTATAAGGCTAGAAACACTACTGTCACATTCAATGTCAACAAGGCAAGCACAAGAATGAAGGCAACAGCCCGTACAGTTAAAGTTGAAGACAATGTAACAGTCAATGTTGCCTTGGCAAGTGACGCAACAGGTGAAGTAATTATTACTGTAAATGGTGCAGATTACACCGCTGCAGTTGAAGATGGTGTTGCAAGCATTGTCATTCCAGAATTGCCTGCAGGTCAATATGCATTGGATGTAAAATACGGTGGTGATGACAAGTATAAGAACCAATCAACATATGTCAAATTTAATGTCAACAAACACAATGTAAGAATGAAAGTTACAGCTAATTACAATTATAAGGATGACTTTGCAATGATCAGTACAATCCTGTCTGATGATGCAACAGGAACTATTGCAGTAGAAATTAATTCTAATGAATATGCTGCTGAAATTGTCGATGGCAGTGCATTGATTGCAGTTCCTAAATTGCCGACTGGAGACTACACATTGGACATTAGATATAGTGGTGATGACAAATACAAAAACTACACTGTTACAAAAACTCTTAAAGTGGATAAATAA